One genomic region from Fictibacillus marinisediminis encodes:
- a CDS encoding Na-translocating system protein MpsC family protein, which yields MDRLKAEKDLSSYIGRILRDHFGRGPGSVFVTLSEPYVAMYFTKFLSPTERSLLNTNQAAFVQKIRDMLMEQLIGEITDYLKLQLGIDIQEFYYDWNLDTQTGIFVAVSKDSPDNLLAGAYKNQEQVHTEIDRVSFKAEKSPDEVTSFLLNDRTLIIFRDKILVSIEKELIELGKDETLRIAKRRLERRLVAEHTPQLEKLLGTTIADYFIDWDFELDRSATIFILDPIS from the coding sequence ATGGATAGATTGAAAGCAGAAAAGGATTTAAGCAGTTATATTGGAAGAATTCTTAGAGATCATTTTGGAAGAGGACCTGGATCTGTTTTTGTTACATTGAGCGAACCTTATGTGGCCATGTATTTTACAAAATTTCTTTCACCCACCGAACGCTCGCTGCTGAATACGAACCAAGCCGCTTTCGTCCAAAAGATACGGGATATGCTGATGGAGCAGCTCATTGGTGAAATTACGGATTACCTTAAACTGCAGCTCGGAATCGATATTCAGGAGTTTTATTACGACTGGAACCTGGACACTCAGACAGGGATTTTTGTGGCTGTCAGTAAGGACTCACCGGACAACCTATTAGCCGGTGCTTATAAAAACCAGGAGCAGGTTCATACGGAAATTGACCGGGTGAGCTTTAAGGCGGAAAAGAGTCCCGATGAAGTTACGTCCTTCCTGCTGAATGACAGAACGCTGATTATTTTCCGCGACAAAATTTTGGTTAGTATTGAAAAAGAATTGATTGAACTGGGGAAGGATGAAACGCTACGGATCGCTAAGCGGAGACTGGAAAGAAGACTGGTGGCTGAACATACGCCACAGCTGGAGAAGCTTCTTGGGACCACGATTGCTGACTATTTTATTGACTGGGATTTTGAACTGGACCGTAGCGCTACCATATTCATTTTAGATCCAATTTCATAA
- a CDS encoding anti-sigma regulatory factor — protein MLDNAIIVNIHSEQDIVAARQHGKRLSKKLKFSTINQIRITTAVSELARNIYLYAGKGKITFESLFKQQKSGIKIIASDQGPGIKEVRRVLEDGYSTSGGLGMGLPGVKRLMDEFIIDSHDGAGTTITAVKWVQ, from the coding sequence ATGCTGGATAATGCCATCATTGTCAATATTCACTCTGAACAGGATATCGTGGCTGCAAGACAGCATGGGAAACGACTCTCCAAAAAGCTGAAATTCTCAACGATCAACCAGATTCGGATTACTACGGCTGTCTCAGAACTTGCCAGAAATATTTATTTATATGCAGGAAAGGGCAAAATAACGTTTGAATCCCTTTTTAAACAGCAGAAATCCGGCATTAAAATCATTGCTTCTGATCAAGGGCCTGGGATCAAAGAGGTTCGAAGAGTGCTGGAAGACGGCTACTCTACCTCAGGGGGCCTAGGAATGGGGCTGCCCGGGGTAAAACGGCTGATGGATGAATTTATCATCGATTCACACGACGGGGCTGGCACGACCATCACTGCCGTAAAATGGGTGCAATGA
- a CDS encoding COX15/CtaA family protein, with product MDKAFKGMAVFTSVIMFLLMIAGTLVTDTDSGMGCGSDWPLCNGKFIPEYTVATMIEYTHRLITGFAGIVVIIFSIWAWRRYRGIREVKGLAILGISFIIVESIIGAAAVLWPQSAEVLAMHFGFSLLAFTGVVLLSVFVVQKDKSHLLVKSAVSKRFKWFSWIVVAYAYLDIYSGAYLRHVKASLACTDFPGCYPGNFLPLSGLPGIHYLHRMAAVVLFCLVLGLFIYSFRHLHGNRPDLYYASLIAFILTLLQGVSGVLVVLTRLNIFATLSHSALITLLFAVLFYLALQTRKKPE from the coding sequence ATGGATAAAGCCTTTAAAGGAATGGCCGTCTTTACAAGTGTCATCATGTTTTTATTAATGATCGCCGGAACTCTTGTGACTGACACAGACTCCGGTATGGGATGCGGCAGTGACTGGCCGCTGTGTAATGGTAAATTTATTCCCGAATATACCGTCGCAACGATGATTGAATATACCCATCGCCTGATTACAGGTTTTGCAGGGATTGTCGTTATTATTTTCTCCATCTGGGCATGGCGCCGTTACCGCGGCATCCGTGAAGTGAAGGGTCTTGCCATTCTCGGAATCAGTTTTATTATCGTAGAATCCATTATTGGTGCAGCAGCTGTTCTTTGGCCGCAATCGGCTGAGGTTCTTGCGATGCATTTCGGATTTTCGCTGTTAGCCTTTACAGGTGTAGTTCTCTTGAGTGTGTTTGTCGTTCAAAAGGACAAATCCCATTTACTCGTTAAAAGCGCTGTGTCCAAGCGGTTCAAATGGTTTTCATGGATTGTTGTCGCATATGCGTATCTCGATATTTATTCCGGTGCGTACTTACGCCACGTAAAAGCAAGTCTGGCGTGTACTGATTTTCCTGGCTGCTATCCCGGCAATTTCTTGCCTCTGTCCGGCCTGCCCGGCATTCATTATCTTCACCGTATGGCAGCGGTCGTCCTTTTCTGTCTTGTACTGGGGCTTTTCATCTACTCGTTCAGGCATTTACACGGCAACCGTCCGGACCTTTATTACGCCTCATTGATCGCGTTTATTTTAACCCTTTTGCAGGGCGTCAGCGGCGTGCTCGTCGTTCTGACCCGATTGAACATTTTTGCGACGCTGTCCCATTCAGCGTTAATCACTCTGCTGTTTGCGGTGCTGTTCTATCTTGCATTGCAGACGAGAAAGAAGCCTGAATAA